From the genome of Prinia subflava isolate CZ2003 ecotype Zambia chromosome 12, Cam_Psub_1.2, whole genome shotgun sequence:
ACACCTTTTAGATGTGTGATCCCTGGGCTATGAAAACATGAAGAGACTGTTACCACCTTGAGAGAGCATAGAGAAGACTTTGCAGGGCCAGTGGAAAAGCCAACAGGATTTTAATACAGATAGTGCTGATGGCCCCAGGGTGAGGTGCCCTGCAAGCTGAATTAACCTGCTgttgcttttccagcctcattTGTTGGAAGGATCCTGGATGTCAATTACCTTTAAGGAATAATTAATGTTTGACTGTGTGTAACTTCTTCTGTCACTGAATGTAGATGAAATTTGGAATTTAAGCTGGACTTGATGAAATCAAATCATCTCTGCAACCCAGGTTACTCTTTGCAAAAAGCCTAAGTAAGTAGTGTGACTTTTTAAAGTTGTAGCATAGTAGGGGAATGGCCACTGATTTTCTAGAGATTCCCTCCTGGTAATGATTTTATGCCATTTCCCACTCATTAAAATATGTATGCCAGACAAGGAATGGATTTTAACACTACCAAGACAATGATGTTTGATAATGATCCAAGTGATTTATCAGAAGGAAGATGAATCTTTCTACTTAAGGTTGCCAACTCTTAGCTATTGTTTTTAATGATATCAAACTCCATAGCTTTTGcacatgtttttttttcttttttgaaaataaagatatcTTTCCATATAATAAATACCCATCTTTTCATCTCCTTTGTGTCAGCAGAATGTTTCAGGTCAGGGCTAACCAGAATGCTCAACAAGCAGAATTTTAGATTTCTCCATAAATGCCAGtggtaatattttctttctttcttccttctcactCAGGTTGTCTGTGCACATTTTGCACGGTGTCATCAGCTGTCAGATACCAATGACTGCAGTCAGGTTATCTCTCCACAGATTTTATCATTTTGTACATCCTGTATAATTTTTTGGGACAGCTAAGTAATGACAGTCAGTACTGGAAAATCAGTGAGTTAAAGGTGATTTAATTGCCTCATAATCTATCTTGTAATTATACTTGATAAGATACATTTTCATGTCTTAAATTCATAATGTTGGCTCATTGGGCTAAAAGGGAAGGGTTTTTAGAGATAAGGTGCCTGATGCAAACAAGGACATAAATCCTTGCTCTTTCAGTTTGTCTTCACCAGATGGAGACAGGAGTGGGACtaaggcagctgtgctgcagctggagacaaGGATCTAGGGAATTGTTAAGCCAAGGCAGGTGCCAGTGCTTCAGCATTCAGTGAGGTAAGAGCTCTGTTTGTGCAAACCAGGGACATTTCACACTCAACCtagattttctattttcagaGCCAAGTACAGCTGCTTCTAAAACTTCCCATGTACAAAGATCCTTTCAACCTCCCGCTCACCCTGGCAGTGCACCCTCCCTGTTTCGAACAGGACACACATTTTCCTCACTCTTGTTTGAGTGGCAGTGGCTGTTGGCCCCTGTGGTGTGTTTTGTGGCTGTAGTACAAGGCCACTGTGCCGTgggaggcagcacaggggaTTGTTAGCACAGGTCAAACCTAGAACTTAGGTTCAAAGAGAGAGTCAGAGAGAATTcaaaaatgcatatttaatattttattttataatttatggTTGagtaaaaaaaggtaaattaacACCCAggtgtattttaaagaaataccaAACAGAGCAAAACTGCTTTGAGCTGTTGTACCTGCTGATAAACTTTCACTGATACCTGAAGAAGCGGGAATTGCAATGTGACAGATGATCCACACTTTAGCAGGTACCACAGCAACACAACAAACTGCAGAACCCTTCTGAATGGTGTAGTAGCTTTACAAAAACAATCCTTAGGATTCTGATATCCCTCTGATAAAGCTTCTACCCTGAACAAAACAGACTGTGCACAGATTACAAACTCTGGAGCTGGTCAAAAAAGGGATCTTTTGCTGCATTTAAATTGCTTTTGGACTGTCATGCTGTGTTAGTAACCACACTATCTTTCCATGAGTGTTCATCAACTTTAAACCCTGAGTGCTTCTGAGTTGGTGTTCATTCCTGAGCCAAGATAATTAAGGCACAAGATAATTTTAACTAACATTTTGTTGTGgtagtttttcttgttttaacaGAAAAGGGACTAAAATTCACACCAcagccttttttgttttaaagctaATATCAGTCATCCCAAACTTCCTTTTAGTTCCTCATGGAAATCTGAAATATGACCTTTTATTTCAATGGAAAACAGGTCCTCTTGCTGTTGTCCTGAAAGATGTCAGCATCTCTCATCTCAGTTAATCAACCAGGACCTGGCAGCTTTCCTCTTGTATTGAAattgtattattttattaaaatgtcaCTAGTGAGTTGAGGTAGTAGTAGTTTTACCAACAATGTTACTTGAGTTAGGTGTGAGGTAATCacctctgcttctgcttctctccCAAGCTACAGCAAGAAATCTGCAGAAATAACTCAGTAGCCAAGGATTACTTTTCTGTCCAAAGAAAAGTGATGGTATCGCTCCTCACTGACTTGGTTCAAAACAGTGAATTGTTAGCAGCATCATCAACTTAAAAGCCTGTGAGGAAGCTGCTCAGGGCACCACAAAATTAAGGTTAATTATTTCATAAGATAGAACTGTAAGACACTCATTCTCATGCACATTAACAGTATTGAGCCTTAAGTCTTTGTGGAAAGCATTAAGTTGAAGTATGTGGacaaaaacaaaatctgcttttgaCTCTAAATATTTACTCAAATATTTCTCTTACATGCCTGATGCTACAGCCAAAAGGCACTGCAGTTCTCACAGTAAAAACTTGACTGAAAAAAGGCCACAGGAATACACTGATCCTGGCTGGTTTTATCTGTAATTGCTGCTATTCCCTAGCAGCAAAAGGCAAGGGAGACCTTGGAGAAGTGAACACAAATAGTCACACTAATCTTGCATTTCTTCTGGAGAGATGTGGATGCActtaacaaaaggaaataaatttagaGAGATACTTTGCTCAGTCTGGAAATCAGCCCTGCTGGCTTTGCCCTTCTCAGAGCATGATTCTTGCCTTTAACAGTGTTATTTATATACAAAAAATAACCCTGACTATCCCTGAAATGTAATTTGCAGATGAACAGATTGTGGAGCAGGTTGCATAGTCCATGATATATTAAAGTTCAGTGTAAGGAAACAGCAGCCACTGCATTAGCAAAGCTTTACCCAGCAGCCTGCCAGGTGTGCTGGCACACTGGGACTAGACAGGCTCAGTATTCCTGTGAAAATAGATGTTCTCCCATGCCGTGAGGTGGCGTGAACAGAAGAACCTCCAGAGATTGAGGATTATCCCCTGGTCAAAGGGGTTCTCCAGCTCGGAGTGCCGCAGGTACGAGATGCGGTGGGGCGACATGAACTCCCAGGTCGTGGTGTTGCACGAGATCAGGTACAGGTGGgaaacaagcagcagcaggaccacAATGGTGAATATGAATATCAGCAGGAAGGACACGAGCAGGAAAATGTTGTGCTGCAGCCACTCCCGGGATTGTTCAAAGTAGAGGCCTGACCTTTCaattcaaacagaaataaatctgcAGTTAAATAAGCAGAACTAGTTTCATAAACTAAGCCAATCTGATGACACATTTAAGTTTGATTTATAACTAATGAGCTGCTGATAAGTCCTGAGAGACTGCACCATAGGGATTGGAATCTAAGTTTAGAAGATGCTGTTTCCTCTAACAGCTGTGAGACACAATCACTCCGGGTTAACTCCTCTCCTGAACAGCTGGAACCCTGTTGGAGTTTCCAGCACTTGAATGTGTACACCAAGATCGTGTTACAGTGACTGAAGCAAAATGAACAATGAAACCTAAATTATCAGATTCTGCTCGAGATTAGGGGGCTCCAGGATGCAAAAGAGGGTGAAGATCCAAAGCCAGTCCAGCCACTGCTGTGTTCTATGCCAGCCCGAGGAGCACCACAACTTCCAGCAATCTCAGAGGCTCAAATGCCATCTCCCAGCCTTACCAGGCCACATGGCCTCCCCACAGCAGAACCACAAGCTGCACACTCAAGTAGACTATGAAGAGGGGGTGATTCCTTTCTCCTACACAGTTCTCAAGCCAGGGGCAGTGATGGTCGTAGCGCCGCAcgcagtgctggcacagctggcagtgctTGGCTCGCATGGGTTGCTGCAAAACAcaatcagaaaaagaaaaaacccactggCTGTCCCACTCCTGTTTGGTAGAAGAGAACATCATGCAAATCTGTCTTTCTCCATAATATTGTCCCTAAAACACTCACTTGTGAGACAGCAACACATCAAGATTGCTAAGACAGATCAAAGGGATTGTGATTCTCTTGGTCAAGACACAAATGGGTGGCATCAAATTAAGTGACTCTCCCACACTCCTCCTGTCTGCACATCTTTTTATTATCTACCTATTATAGGAAGTCCAGCGTGCCAAGGAGAGAGACAAAGCCAATCAGTGCAGTCAGGAAAGCATGAGCCAGAGTATTGAGGCAAAAAACTAGGACCACTGCTATCAAATGGAGTGGGCAGGGATGTGATGCTTCTTTGGGATGCAGAGAGGAGTGCTTCCATGTGAGTACAAGACATGTGCACAGAAAACAGCTCAATTACCAGGCACAGAGAAGGTGAAACACCTGGCAGAGAAAAGTAGTGCTTCCCAGAATTTGTCCCCTGCAGTGTATAAATGCTTTGCCAACTTTTCCTCTTGCAATAAGCTCATTCCTCCTGCTCTCTTCAGGACTCTTCAGGAATTTTTGGGAGCTGGGGTAGTGCTTAATTTCATTAAACTGATAAGGATCACTCTGAGAACAAGCCTTTCTAGGCTTTAGGCAAACTGTTTTAAGAGCTAATTTCATTGCTGTAATTTCTCCTTCACGCTGTCTTTTACCTCTCAGGcaaatgttttgttgttttaaggCTCTGAACAAGTTCACAACAATGAGCAGTTCCCACATGTCACACTCAGCTGCCTTCCTGGCTATCaaggtattttcaaaataactgCTTTGACAGTACTGCAAGGTCTGGCTGACATGGCAGTAAGAATGTGTAATACAAGTTTCTCATAGCAAAAGAAGTTTCTTGTTTCTATAAGCTAGCAGGGACTTGTTTCTGCCTTGGAAAACCAGCCTGTGTGCCAGTGTCCACCACTACTCCTTGTGTAGCTACACAGTCTGCCCAGCCTCCCCTGAGCAGCAATTACAGACCAccaacagcagctgaagaacAATATAAGCTTTCAAATCACTCATCCCTTCCTCTTCCAGCGTATTCTGGATGCCCACCTTCACCAGGCAGTAACCACAGCGCCGCAGCTTAATGTCACCTGGAATCTGAGGGATCACCACACCTTGTCCTTTATTTTCACCTTCctacaaaaaagagaaagggagggaCTGAGGAGGGGTCTTGGGCTGCTGCCTAGGCATGACTGAGCTGTCTTGCTGCATCTTTTTACTTAATGGTTACACAGTGCTTGTTATTTCTATCATTAGAAACAAAATATCTCCTGAGAATTCCTACAAAAGCTGCAGACAGTTATGATAGAGTGAGAGAGAACAGGTTACTGTAACCCTCCAAAGAATATTTACAGAGGCAGAAATAACTGTGGACAAGATACACTCTGGGACAAAACCATCATCAACATGTGGCACTTCTAAACACAATAACAATGTCTTTTCAGTATGAGCAGTGCTAATTAGTCATACACATCCAACACTGACTTAAACGATGGATGAGTAAGATTGATAAAGCTTTTGTCCTACACATTCTATAGGGCAGTGAACCTTGAACAGACTATAAATTACTGAGACTTTGCATCTCCATTTATTTCATTGTAACTTGTTTGTGGATGTGTTCTCTGAGAGGGCAACAAATCCATAAAGGGTTCAATAAAtagagctgcagagagcactgTCTGCCAAGCCTGCCCTTCAATTCGAGGCTTTTTTTGCACTTGTACCACCTAGCAGTGTTTATTGGTCATATATACATTTCACAGggcactgcagcctctgctctaGGAGAGGACTTGGGCTCAAATGGCACAGTTATGTACAAGGGCAGTGTGGTGTGAAAGGTACATTTAAAGCCTGTAAACCCTATTGCTGTTACAAAATACTGGTGTGAGACAATCTGTCCTCATCTCCAATGGTTTGTGCTTGTGTCCTTCATGCCAGCACAACAGAAACTGTTTCAGATTGTTCTTATGTACCACAGTGGAAAAAGTAGAAAAGCCTATAGACTTTACAGCTACTTGTTCTATTCATGAAGGGATTTACCTTCACTTCCTCTTCAGGCTTGACAAAACCCGGATCCATGAGAGACACCTTGAAGTACAGCAGGACCGAGCATAACACCAGCAAAACGAAGATCAGCGGCTGAAGCAGCTCCCCGCGCTCCTCTTGTTTTTGCATATCTGAAAGGTACCCCAAAAACACAGAGCACCAGCTCCTTGTGAAGCGTCCGGGATTTTTCCCTCTGATCTCACCAAAGGGATCCAGAACATATGCAGAGGAAACGGGGAGAGACCAGGCGGAGAGAAGGCGCGGGGCgagagaggagaggctgaggagggACTCGCCAGACCCCTCCTGCCCTCGGGGCACCCCCGGCCGCGGCCGGGCGCAGACAGCCCGAGTCTCGCAGGGGCCACACGGTTCGCCCGCCATCCCCGTCCTCCCTCTGCCCGCCATCCCcgtcctcctcctgcccccggGGGCGgaccggccccggcccggccccggtcCCCCCTccccgcggcccggccgggccccgccTCACCCGTGCGGTGCAGGAGGAGCCCGAGCAGCAGGGCCGCGCTGAGGGCCGTGTGTGCCGCCCGCACCCAGAGCCCGCCGGGGCCCATGGACCCCCCGCTCCGCCGGCCCCGGGCTCCGCCGGCCCGGAAGGCCTCGGGGCAGCGCTGGCAGGGCCGGACGGGACTCGGGCAGCGCCCCGAGGCGGGGCCAGGGCGGCCCAGCCCTGCGGGGGAGGCTCCGCTGGGGTGTTGGGCTCCGCAGCGCGGGCCGTGTTCTGCTGTCCCGGGCTTGGCACACAGCGTGAGCCGGGGACACCTGGATCCTTCTGCTCCCCCGCACCACCCCGGCATTTTTGTGCCTTGGAGCCGGCCCTGCGGGGCCTTTCCTCGAGGAATGTCCTCCTGAGCCCTTCCCGCGCCTCCTCCCGCCCTCAGCCCGGGCTCTGGAGCGCAGGGCTGGGCAGACACTGCggggtgtgcagagctggggaagggctggcagggatgggTCGGGCAGCAGAGGCTCCTCGAGGGGGTTCCCGAGGTGCTGCACTGCGCTAACCCCGCTCTCGCCAGCGTGGTTCTTCCATGTGTTGGCTTCCAGCCCCCGGGAAGAGGCGCGGagaggctgtgcctggctggaAGCAGCTACACGACCCCATTAACCAGAGCCTGGAGAATGTTTGACATAACTCGAGGAGGGATTTGGTCTGGTTGAGATGTCTGCAGCCAAGAGGCTCCTGGCTGGGTGAGCTCATTGAACTCCCCCGAAGGCTGCCGAGGGAAGCAGGTATAGACTCTTCCTCAAAGCCATTGAATTGCACCTCAGATGCGTTTTTATGTCTTgctaacaataaaaaaaaaaccccacaaaaaccaccGAGGGGACTACAGCACATACATATTTACACCTTGAGTGTCTAAGGGAGATGAATGTCATCACAGATCTGTAAAAGTTCCAAAATCAGTGCTTTCTCTTTAAACTCCTTTCAGCTTTAACATAGATATACCTTGCAGCTTTTGTTACCTTCTTTCCcaataaaaatttgaaagaaatatcATATTCTTTATAAATTTACCCTCCAGCACCTGGTAGTGGATTTATTGGTATTGTTTGCCCACAAATTGATTATTTTAGTCTCTTCACATGGGTCAGTGGCCACCTGCTGATGCCAGGAAAGCACCTGGTTGTGTGGGTCACTTAAATGGTTTACCTGAGACAGCTGGGTTgaaatgttaataaaaattGTCGACTAAATTTCTAGCAATCATTCAAACtcttagttgtttttttttaattctaggTAAATGCAAAGCCTACAGCTCTCTTCCCTCAGACTCCTCAGGCTGTACTGGTGCTCAGGAAAAGGTGGGTAGTGTCTTTCCTTCTTCACAGAGAGGTGTAAATTTTAAAGCTTAATGAAAGCAATTTGAGTAGTAATATTATTATCCACTTGAAAgtagaaatatttcagtgttctAGAGTCATCTGTCCTAAGGAATGTATTCTCACTCTCTTTGTGATTAAAATGATTTGGTGCACGTTACTCTTTTTATCTTCTCCTTCAGCTTTGAAATCTGTCTTGCAGAGATCAGAGCTTGTCTCTTGTCTCAAGGTTTCAGCCTCAGTGACTGAAATTAGGCTCAGTTACAGAAAGTCTCTACTAGTAACTTTCTGAGTGGAGAATCTTGGTTCCTGTGACATTCCAGCTCGCTGGAAGGCTGAGGTATCTCTCTGTACTCTTACACCATGGCATGTTTTCAGAGGCAGCTCAGTTTCA
Proteins encoded in this window:
- the ZDHHC12 gene encoding palmitoyltransferase ZDHHC12, with translation MPGWCGGAEGSRCPRLTLCAKPGTAEHGPRCGAQHPSGASPAGLGRPGPASGRCPSPVRPCQRCPEAFRAGGARGRRSGGSMGPGGLWVRAAHTALSAALLLGLLLHRTDMQKQEERGELLQPLIFVLLVLCSVLLYFKVSLMDPGFVKPEEEVKEGENKGQGVVIPQIPGDIKLRRCGYCLVKQPMRAKHCQLCQHCVRRYDHHCPWLENCVGERNHPLFIVYLSVQLVVLLWGGHVAWSGLYFEQSREWLQHNIFLLVSFLLIFIFTIVVLLLLVSHLYLISCNTTTWEFMSPHRISYLRHSELENPFDQGIILNLWRFFCSRHLTAWENIYFHRNTEPV